The Candidatus Defluviibacterium haderslevense DNA window ATGGGCTATAACGCCAATCAAAATGCACTCAGCCCTTGCCAATGGAAAAAACTATTTACCAATTTAGTTTTTACCAAAGCGAAATATGTGGTTCGTCATGATGTCAAAGAAATACTACGATAAAATAAATTTCTTCTTCTAAAAATTTGTGATTTTGATATAATGGTAAGTAATTAATATTTTCAAAATCTTTCAATAACCCCCGCTATTCCTTGACCTCCCCCTACACAAGCAGTCACTATCCCATACTGTTGTTTACGTCTATTCAATTCATTCATAAGGCTCATACTCAGTCTCGCTCCACTACAACCTAATGGATGTCCTAAGGCAATAGCTCCGCCATTTACATTCACGATGTCAGGATTCAATCCTGCCTGACGAATAACGGCTAATGATTGCGCTGCAAAGGCTTCGTTCAATTCGATAAGTGAAATATCATCAAGTTTCAATTGGGCTTGTCTTAAAGCTAATGGAATTGCTTCACATGGACCTATTCCCATATATAAGGGCTCCACACCTGCTACTGAACATGATACCAATCGTCCGATAGGTGTAACCCCCAATGATCTAACAAGTCGTTCGCTCATCACTAGAAAAAACGCTGCTCCATCACTAGTCTGAGATGAATTCCCTGCAGTAACAGAACCACCTAATGCGAATACAGGCTTGAGCGTAGACAATCCTTCTAAAGTGGTATCCCTCCGAATACCATCATCCGCTTTTACGGTATATTTTTTCTCGATTCTCTTATTTTGTTCCACCAAAACTTCAGTGACATCTATAGCTTGAATTTCTGTGTCAGAATAACCTAACTCTTGAGCTTTGTTTGCAAGTGTATGCGAGCGAAATGAAAACGCATCCTGATCTTCTCTCGAAATGTTATATTTCTTTGCAACCGCCTCTGCTGTTAAACCCATTCCTATAATATAATCCGGATGCTGATCTGCAACATTGTAATTCAATGCTAACTTATAACCCTCCATCGGTATTTGGCTCATACTTTCGATTCCTCCGGCAATAAAACATTCTCCCATGCCAGCGCGTATCTTTGCAGTTGCAATTGCTATTGTCTCCAATCCTGAAGCACAATATCTATTCACGGTCATACCAGGAGTAGAAATACCTACAGCCCTCAATGCAATTTGACGTCCTATCTGCAAGCCCTGCTCTCCCTCTGGATTTGCACATCCTACTATGATATCATCTATTAATGACCCACTAACTTCCGGTACTTTAGCTAGCAATCCTTGGATAATCATTACTGCCAGATCATCGGATCTCATGAATCGGAATCCACCTTTTTTCGCCTTGGTAACCGCACTGCGATTGTAAGCAACTAAATAAGCATCTTGCATAGATAGAAATTTGATTAGGTAAAAGTAGGTATAATTTAGGTATAAATAAAGGTTCGCTTAATACTATATACTAATACAAAATCACGATTATTGTTTAGCTTTTTAATTCATCAAAGTCCAACTTTAATAAAGTGTATTTTTAATTGACGTTTATTAATTTTCAATTAATAGAATTTCTTAGAAGAAATAAAAATCGTTTATCTTATTTCCCTTTTACAAATGGCGCACTCAACTTTGTCCATAATTCTGAAGGCCATCTCTTGTTCATGCATGGCCGCTCAATCAGAATATAAAATATTGTAGAAAGAATAAGTATACTCACACTAAGTATAATCGATATCAAGACATAATCCATAATGTAATAAGAACTAAATGGATGTTTGATTAAATAAAAACCTATGCCATTGATAATTTCATTGTGAAACAAATAAATGGAATAGCACATCCCACCAATGCTCGTCACGATAGCATTCGAATAAAACCGAACAGGTCCCGCACGAAATAATACATTGTAAAAGAAAATAAAAAGAAACATTAATTGCACTGTGCTCAATCCCATTTTAAGTATACCTACTTTGGATTCAATATAGGTGATATCGGTCAATATGATCATGACAAAACTGATGAATCCAACCATGAATGAACCAGATAATTGTATCCATTGTTCTAAAATTTTGATTCGCTCCTTGGAAATATAGTAATCAGCTAACAAAATACCCAGCAGAAAAAAATGAAAATATTCATACAGTGAATAAAAATCTGGCTTCAATATTTTGGAGCAGTTGGAAATAAATAAGGTTAGGAAAATGAGATTGATTCTTCTATCATTAATCTTTTTAAAGTATACATAAAACAACAAAGGTGCAAGTATATAAAACTGAACTTCGATTTCTAAACTCCAGGTAACCGTACTAACTAATGGAAGAATACTTCTGTCATAGATCAGGGTGTGTGCATAAAATAATGAAGATAAAAAACTTGGTGCGAGATCATCATAGGATTTAGTTTGAATAACAAAAACATAAACCCAAAATATAATGATTAAACTGATAATGTATGGAGGTTCAAGACGCGTTAAACGTCTCACAAAATAGCTTCGAATTGAAATTTTTGACCCTTGATTGAGATAATATTCTGTAAATGGTAATGCTAAAATAAAACCGCTAATCACAAAAAATAATTCAACGCCAAAATACCCTCTTAGACATAATGCATGCCACCAGGAATACACTGTTTTAGCATCAAGATAAGTATGATTGAGTTCTCGAAAAATAAAACCATCCAGATGGTAAATGATGACCATGGCAATAGCCAAAAATCTCAAGCCATCAACAACAGAGATGTACTTTCCGGAACTGGTAATTCGTCTTAGGAAACTTAACTCCATTAGCTGCATCATTTTTAAGCGGACAAAAATAATGCGCCTACTCTTATTATGTAGATTTAATTATTTCGGAGTCATCAATTTCTTTAAAATCAAAGGGGTTATATCTTCTGATTCTGGATAAAAAATAAGCCCGGCAGAACTATCAAAAATAAATTGATATCCAGCTTCTTTCCCGATTGCTTTTATAGCCTCATCGATACGATTTAATAGCGGAGCCAATAACTCCTGACGCCTTTTATTGAGCGATTCCTGAGCGCTTTGTTGGTATTTTCCAATGGCATTCTGTTCCACTTCAAGACTACTTTCCATATCTTTCTGTTGGAGTGGCGTCAAATTTCCTGTTTTAACGTCTTGTTGATATTTACGGGCATTTTCCTGAAATGTCTTGATCATTTGTTCTCCAGTGGCAGTCAGCGATTGCTCATATTTTGCAAGCTGTTCAGCTAATTGTTTAGTTTCAGAAAGGGTATCTAAAAACTTTTGAGAATTAACATGACCGATCTTTTGGGTTTGGGCAAATGATAAATTCGAACAACTAAATATCCATATAAGGATTGCAAGATACCTCACATTCAATGATTTAAAAATGATAAAAAAGTATTATTTGTTTTCTGGAAGTTCTTTGCGTTCAGCTTCACGCATTCCTTCCCTGATTTCGTTGTTAATTGAATTTTTTGCATTGTTGAACTCTCTGATACCAGAACCCAGTCCACGCATTAATTCCGGAATTTTCTTACCTCCAAATAACAGAAGTACGACAAAAACCACGGCAACCATTTCCCAGCCACCAATATTTCCTAAAAAAAAGTAATTTCATGATTTTTTATATTTAATGTTCAAAGATACTATTTTTTTAAACCAATTTCCATAAGACGTTCACTCAAATATTCCCCAGCAGTAATAGGTTCATACTGTTTAGGATGATCCTTGGTAATGCAATGTTCCAAACAAGACAAATCCATAGTACTTCTTGGATGTAAAAAGAAAGGTATAGACAATCTCGGCACGTGCCAGGATTCCTTAGGAGGATTCACAACTCTGTGGGTTGTAGATTTTAAAACATTATTGGTCAGACGTTGAAGCATATCTCCAACATTTACAACTATTTCATCTTCTGCAGTGACTACATCCAGCCATTGATTATCTTTGGTTAATACTTGTAACCCCCCGGCAGAAGCCCCCACTAACAAAGTAATGAGATTAATATCTTCATGCTGCTCTGATCTAATGGCAGAATCCGGTTCTTGAATTATAGGTGGATAATGTATGGCCCTTAAAATGGAGTTCCCGTGATGTATTTTAGCTTCAAAATAATCAACATCAAGTCCTAAATCCAATGCAATCGCTTGCAATAAATAAGCTCCAGATCGTTCAAAGGATCGATACAACTGATTTCCAATTTTTGTGAATTCCGGACAATCCTGTGTCATCACATTATCAGGATATTCAGACTTAATTGGATCTGAATCATCTACCTCTTGGCCTATTTGGTAGAATTCTTTAAGATCAGCTACTCTGGATTGTTTAGCATGCTCTTTTCCAAATGAAGTATATCCCCTTTGCCCGGCTAAACCCGGGACTTCGTATTTGCGTTTTTCCTCTACAGGTAATGAAAAAAATTGTTTGGCCTGAGCATAAAACGCTTTAACCATATCCCTGGGTATTCCATGATTGACGATTCCCACAAATCCAATGTGCCTGAAGGCATGCCCTAATTCCTTTACAAACTGGTTTCGCAAGCTTTGATCTCCATGAATAAAATCGCCTAAATCTAAAAATGGTATTGCCCTATTCATTGTTAGTTCATTTTGTTTTTGATAACTACAAAAACCTTACCCTATTTTACATTAACTTAAAAAATCTATGGAATGTTTATCAATATCCTATCAACAATCCTAATTAACTCAATATTAAGAGACCGAAGACCGTATTTGACTTCCCTATTGTGAATTCGTTTAATTGTTTAATTTTATGACTGGTATCCATCTAAAATTCAATATTTAGATACTTTAATATTTCAAGCCTATGTTAACAATACAAAATTTTATTGACGGTTCATTTACTAACCCAGTTGGAAATCAATGGTTAGATCTTGTCAATCCAGCTACCAATGAGGTGTTCGGCAATATTCCTGCCAGTCAGGAAGATGATGTATTTCTTGCAGTAGAAGCAGCTACAAAATCCCAACTTGCATGGCAAAATTGCTCCTCCAATGACCGTTTTTTGATATTAAATCGAATAGCAGATGGCATTGAAGAACACTTAGAAGAATTAGCACTTGCAGAAACTAGTGATACCGGAAAACCTCTTCAGGCTTCCAGAACCATTGATATCCCAAGAGCCGCTGCCAATTTTCGTTTTTTTGCTACCGCAGCGATGCATTTTGCTTCAGAATCTCATGGCGCCCCCGACTCCATAAATTATACCTTGAGACAACCCATTGGTATTGTAGGTTGCATTTCTCCTTGGAACCTACCCCTATATCTGTTTACCTGGAAAATCGCACCTGCCCTTGCTACTGGAAATTGTGTTATTGCAAAACCTTCAGAGATGAGTCCTACGACAGCCTATTTACTTGGTAAAATTGTTAAAGAAGCAGGATTACCCGATGGCGTTCTCAATATACTTCATGGTTTGGGTCCTCAAGTTGGTATGGCCATGGTCGCTCACCCCAAAATAAAAGCCATATCCTTTACGGGCGGAACCAAAACAGGGCAGACCATAAGCTCAGTTGCTGCACCAATGTTTAAGAAATTGAGTCTCGAACTTGGTGGGAAAAATCCATGTATCGTTTTTAACGATTGTGATTATGACAAAACCCTTTCCGAAGTGAGCAGATTAGCGTTCTCCAATCAAGGCCAAATTTGCCTTTGTGGTTCTAGAATACTGATCCATAAAGATATTTACGAAAAATTCAAAACCGATCTGATTCAAAAAGTTGCCTCAATTCGAATTGGCGATCCCCTGGATTCAAAAACTCAAATGGGATCTTTAATTTCAGCCCAACATCTTGATAAGGTCACAAACTACATCCATCTAGCACAATCAGAAGGTGGAACACTTCTCTTTGGTGGAAATACAATTCATCCTGAAGGCAGGTGTCAGAATGGTGCATTTCTGGAACCAACCGTATTTGAACATTTAGGCCCAAATTGCAGAACCAATCAAGAAGAAATTTTTGGGCCGGTAATTACCTTACAATCATTCAGTGATGAAACAGAAGTCCTAGAACTAGCAAACGCAAGTGAATATGGTCTAGCTGCAAGCATTTGGACCAGAGATTTAAATCGGGCTCATAGACTATCCCAAAATCTTCAATCAGGCATCGTTTGGGTCAATTGCTGGTTATTAAGAGATTTGAGAACACCATTTGGCGGGGTTAAAAACAGTGGAGTGGGTCGAGAAGGTGGTTGGGAAGCCATGCGATTTTTTACGGAAGCAAAGAATGTCTGTATTAAATTCAATTAACCTATTTGTACTTTTGATATTTTATCAGGTATCTATAATATTTTATCATGTATCTATAAATGGAGTATGATATTCATTTGAATATTCTTTAATCAGCCCTATTTGTAATTGAAAGATCGCTTTTAGTATGAAATTACTTATTATCCACTGAATAATAGACCAAACCTAAAATCATTTTATTCACTTTAATAATTTATAAAGAATCAATGATTGACCTGAATTTTGATAAGGTTTTGGTGCAATAAAACGAGATAACTCGGAACTAAAATGAAGTATTAGATGTCCATATTTCACCTCTTTGGTAAATATCGAAATCTCATTAAATTTACCTGCCTTTGTTTTACCTTTACGGCACAATGAAAACATTATATCATTTAGGTAGATATGTCTTATGGCTGGGTCAGGTCTTCAAAAAACCTGAAAACTTAAAAATGTATTGGCGTGAGAC harbors:
- a CDS encoding thiolase family protein, whose translation is MQDAYLVAYNRSAVTKAKKGGFRFMRSDDLAVMIIQGLLAKVPEVSGSLIDDIIVGCANPEGEQGLQIGRQIALRAVGISTPGMTVNRYCASGLETIAIATAKIRAGMGECFIAGGIESMSQIPMEGYKLALNYNVADQHPDYIIGMGLTAEAVAKKYNISREDQDAFSFRSHTLANKAQELGYSDTEIQAIDVTEVLVEQNKRIEKKYTVKADDGIRRDTTLEGLSTLKPVFALGGSVTAGNSSQTSDGAAFFLVMSERLVRSLGVTPIGRLVSCSVAGVEPLYMGIGPCEAIPLALRQAQLKLDDISLIELNEAFAAQSLAVIRQAGLNPDIVNVNGGAIALGHPLGCSGARLSMSLMNELNRRKQQYGIVTACVGGGQGIAGVIERF
- a CDS encoding acyltransferase gives rise to the protein MELSFLRRITSSGKYISVVDGLRFLAIAMVIIYHLDGFIFRELNHTYLDAKTVYSWWHALCLRGYFGVELFFVISGFILALPFTEYYLNQGSKISIRSYFVRRLTRLEPPYIISLIIIFWVYVFVIQTKSYDDLAPSFLSSLFYAHTLIYDRSILPLVSTVTWSLEIEVQFYILAPLLFYVYFKKINDRRINLIFLTLFISNCSKILKPDFYSLYEYFHFFLLGILLADYYISKERIKILEQWIQLSGSFMVGFISFVMIILTDITYIESKVGILKMGLSTVQLMFLFIFFYNVLFRAGPVRFYSNAIVTSIGGMCYSIYLFHNEIINGIGFYLIKHPFSSYYIMDYVLISIILSVSILILSTIFYILIERPCMNKRWPSELWTKLSAPFVKGK
- a CDS encoding OmpH family outer membrane protein is translated as MRYLAILIWIFSCSNLSFAQTQKIGHVNSQKFLDTLSETKQLAEQLAKYEQSLTATGEQMIKTFQENARKYQQDVKTGNLTPLQQKDMESSLEVEQNAIGKYQQSAQESLNKRRQELLAPLLNRIDEAIKAIGKEAGYQFIFDSSAGLIFYPESEDITPLILKKLMTPK
- a CDS encoding twin-arginine translocase TatA/TatE family subunit; the protein is MVAVVFVVLLLFGGKKIPELMRGLGSGIREFNNAKNSINNEIREGMREAERKELPENK
- a CDS encoding isopenicillin N synthase family oxygenase, which produces MNRAIPFLDLGDFIHGDQSLRNQFVKELGHAFRHIGFVGIVNHGIPRDMVKAFYAQAKQFFSLPVEEKRKYEVPGLAGQRGYTSFGKEHAKQSRVADLKEFYQIGQEVDDSDPIKSEYPDNVMTQDCPEFTKIGNQLYRSFERSGAYLLQAIALDLGLDVDYFEAKIHHGNSILRAIHYPPIIQEPDSAIRSEQHEDINLITLLVGASAGGLQVLTKDNQWLDVVTAEDEIVVNVGDMLQRLTNNVLKSTTHRVVNPPKESWHVPRLSIPFFLHPRSTMDLSCLEHCITKDHPKQYEPITAGEYLSERLMEIGLKK
- a CDS encoding aldehyde dehydrogenase, encoding MLTIQNFIDGSFTNPVGNQWLDLVNPATNEVFGNIPASQEDDVFLAVEAATKSQLAWQNCSSNDRFLILNRIADGIEEHLEELALAETSDTGKPLQASRTIDIPRAAANFRFFATAAMHFASESHGAPDSINYTLRQPIGIVGCISPWNLPLYLFTWKIAPALATGNCVIAKPSEMSPTTAYLLGKIVKEAGLPDGVLNILHGLGPQVGMAMVAHPKIKAISFTGGTKTGQTISSVAAPMFKKLSLELGGKNPCIVFNDCDYDKTLSEVSRLAFSNQGQICLCGSRILIHKDIYEKFKTDLIQKVASIRIGDPLDSKTQMGSLISAQHLDKVTNYIHLAQSEGGTLLFGGNTIHPEGRCQNGAFLEPTVFEHLGPNCRTNQEEIFGPVITLQSFSDETEVLELANASEYGLAASIWTRDLNRAHRLSQNLQSGIVWVNCWLLRDLRTPFGGVKNSGVGREGGWEAMRFFTEAKNVCIKFN